In Emcibacter nanhaiensis, the sequence ATCCTCGAAGTTATTGTCAAAGGTGTATTTGACTGCAGTCATTTATTTGCCCTGTCTAACAGTATTTTCAAATTCTAGTAAACCAGTTCGTCTTCGCCTTTGCTGTCGGCCAGGACGATTTCACCCGCATCGGCGAGGTCTTTGGCCACATTGACGATTTCCATCTGGGCTTCATCCACATCCTTGAGCCGCACCGGACCCATGGCTTCCATATCCTCCTTGAGGATCTTGGCGGCGCGTTCGGACATATTGCTGAAGAACATATCCCGGATTTTGTCGGACGAGCCCTTGAGCGCCAGCCCCAGACGATCCTTGTCGATGCCGCGCAGCAGGGTCTGCACGCCGGTAGCATCCAGTTTCTGCAGGTCCTCGAAGGTAAACATCAGGGCCCGGATACGTTCCGCACTTTCGCGGTTGCGGTCTTCCAGGGTGGTCAGGAAGCGGGTTTCGGAACTCCGGTCCAGATAGTTGAAGATTTCGGCGATGGTTTCATGGCTGTCCTTGCGGCTGGTCCGGGCAAGGTTGTTCATGAACTCGATCCGCAGGGTCTGTTCCACCCGGTCGAGAATTTCCTTCTGTACCGGTTCCATACGCAGCATGCGCATCACAACTTCCATGGCGAAATCGTCAGGCAGCACACTGAGCACAGAGGCTGCGTGTTCCGGCTTGATCTTGGACATCACGACGGCCACGGTTTGCGGATATTCATTCTTCAGATAAGTGGCGAGGACTACCTCGTTCACATTGCCCAGTTTATCCCACATGGTCCGGCCGGCCGGACCGCGGATTTCCTCCATGATCTGGGCAACGCGATCGCCGGGCAGCATTTTCTGCAGCAGCCGTTCGGTATTGTCAAAGTTACCGGTCATGGAGCCGACGGAACTTACCCCGTTGGCAAATTCGAGGAACAGTTCCTCGATGACCTCTGATGAGACTGTACCCAGCGAGGACATGGCCAGGGATAATTCCTTCACCTCCTCGTCATCCAGCAGATTCCAGA encodes:
- the fliG gene encoding flagellar motor switch protein FliG, with the protein product MALARLSDLSASDKAAALMMALGEDYGRLIWNLLDDEEVKELSLAMSSLGTVSSEVIEELFLEFANGVSSVGSMTGNFDNTERLLQKMLPGDRVAQIMEEIRGPAGRTMWDKLGNVNEVVLATYLKNEYPQTVAVVMSKIKPEHAASVLSVLPDDFAMEVVMRMLRMEPVQKEILDRVEQTLRIEFMNNLARTSRKDSHETIAEIFNYLDRSSETRFLTTLEDRNRESAERIRALMFTFEDLQKLDATGVQTLLRGIDKDRLGLALKGSSDKIRDMFFSNMSERAAKILKEDMEAMGPVRLKDVDEAQMEIVNVAKDLADAGEIVLADSKGEDELVY